One Thalassospira marina DNA window includes the following coding sequences:
- a CDS encoding low molecular weight phosphatase family protein, whose product MAQDIPGAVLFACSYNAVRSIMAATLMRHFHGNRVYVECCGLRAGDLDGFAVAVMDEIGLDISGYKPKTFDELEDGFFDLIVTLSPEAQHRAVEMTRTMACDVEFWNTFDATLIEGTRETRLEAYRQVRDQLKKRILERFPLAPAPTF is encoded by the coding sequence GTGGCGCAGGATATTCCCGGTGCCGTACTGTTTGCCTGCAGTTACAATGCTGTCCGTTCGATTATGGCGGCCACATTGATGCGGCATTTTCACGGTAACCGGGTTTATGTTGAATGCTGTGGCCTGCGTGCCGGCGACCTTGACGGGTTTGCCGTTGCCGTAATGGACGAGATAGGCCTTGATATTTCCGGCTATAAACCCAAAACCTTTGATGAACTGGAAGACGGTTTTTTTGATTTGATCGTCACGCTGTCGCCCGAGGCCCAGCACCGTGCCGTTGAAATGACGCGCACCATGGCCTGTGACGTTGAATTCTGGAATACCTTTGACGCCACCCTGATTGAAGGCACGCGCGAAACCCGGCTCGAGGCCTATCGCCAGGTGCGTGACCAGCTTAAAAAACGCATTCTTGAACGCTTTCCGCTGGCCCCGGCACCTACATTTTAA
- a CDS encoding GNAT family N-acetyltransferase: MKKVLTPDQFPKIRPATAQDVGHMHAMLREIARVTDSLDKFTSTKEDILRDGFGDIPAFHALIGETNEGMPLAMCLYFDSYSTFRGKAGIYIQDLYVDSSLRGGGFARYLFSHVAAHARRTNRHYIRLSVDAENMTGQKFYRKIGMKPAVSERIFVLDGPALATLAAEVDLMEEQG, from the coding sequence ATGAAAAAGGTTCTAACCCCTGACCAGTTCCCAAAAATTCGCCCCGCAACCGCCCAGGACGTTGGTCATATGCATGCCATGCTGCGCGAAATTGCACGGGTAACCGACAGCCTTGATAAATTTACCAGCACCAAAGAAGACATTCTGCGCGACGGATTTGGCGATATTCCGGCCTTTCATGCCCTGATTGGCGAAACGAACGAGGGCATGCCCCTTGCCATGTGCCTGTATTTTGACAGCTATTCCACCTTTCGTGGCAAGGCTGGCATTTATATCCAGGATTTATATGTGGATTCGTCGCTGCGCGGCGGCGGGTTTGCCCGTTATCTGTTTTCCCATGTCGCCGCCCACGCCAGACGCACCAACCGGCATTATATCCGCCTGTCTGTTGATGCCGAAAACATGACCGGGCAAAAATTCTATCGCAAAATCGGCATGAAACCCGCTGTCAGCGAACGCATTTTCGTGCTTGATGGCCCGGCCCTTGCCACACTGGCCGCCGAAGTCGACCTGATGGAAGAACAGGGCTGA
- a CDS encoding NAD-dependent epimerase → MNSFVIPANETVLVTGAAGFIGSHLSHKLLDQGNTVLGLDNVNDYYDVTLKEARVKRLEAREGFRLVRMDLENREGIADLFATEKPVYVVNLAAQAGVRYSLTNPHAYIDSNLQGFTNILEGCRHNGVKHLVYASSSSVYGMNTEMPFSVHHNVDHPISLYAASKKANELMAHTYSHLYRLPTTGLRFFTVYGPWGRPDMALFLFTKAILEGRPIDVFNEGKMRRDFTYIDDIVEGVYRCISTIAQPNPNWNPAKPDPASSSAPYRVFNIGNNSPVELMHMIETLEEKLGQKAQKNLLPMQPGDVPATYADVDALIDAVGFKPETSIETGIGNFVDWYREFYG, encoded by the coding sequence ATGAATTCGTTTGTTATTCCTGCCAATGAAACCGTGCTTGTCACCGGGGCGGCAGGTTTTATCGGATCGCATCTCAGCCACAAGTTGCTCGATCAGGGTAACACGGTGCTCGGCCTTGATAATGTTAATGACTATTATGATGTCACGCTCAAGGAAGCGCGGGTAAAGCGCCTTGAAGCGCGCGAGGGTTTTCGCCTGGTCCGTATGGATCTGGAAAACCGCGAAGGCATTGCCGATCTGTTTGCCACCGAGAAACCGGTTTATGTCGTGAACCTTGCTGCACAGGCGGGTGTGCGTTATTCGCTGACCAATCCGCATGCCTATATCGATTCCAACCTGCAGGGTTTTACCAATATTCTTGAAGGCTGCCGCCATAACGGCGTGAAGCATCTGGTTTATGCGTCGAGCAGTTCGGTCTATGGCATGAATACGGAAATGCCCTTTTCCGTGCATCACAATGTCGATCACCCGATCAGCCTGTATGCGGCATCGAAAAAGGCCAATGAATTGATGGCGCATACCTACAGCCATCTTTACCGCCTGCCGACAACGGGCCTGCGCTTTTTCACCGTTTATGGTCCGTGGGGCCGCCCAGACATGGCGCTGTTTCTGTTTACCAAGGCTATCCTTGAAGGTCGGCCGATTGATGTGTTTAACGAAGGCAAAATGCGTCGCGATTTCACCTATATCGACGATATTGTTGAAGGCGTTTATCGCTGCATTTCCACCATTGCCCAGCCCAACCCGAATTGGAACCCGGCAAAACCGGACCCGGCCAGCAGCTCTGCCCCGTATCGGGTGTTTAATATCGGCAATAACAGCCCGGTCGAACTGATGCATATGATCGAAACGCTGGAAGAAAAACTGGGCCAAAAAGCGCAGAAAAACCTGCTGCCAATGCAGCCCGGTGACGTCCCGGCAACCTATGCCGATGTTGATGCGCTGATTGATGCGGTGGGCTTCAAGCCCGAAACATCTATCGAAACCGGCATTGGCAATTTTGTTGACTGGTATCGCGAGTTTTACGGATAA
- the murA gene encoding UDP-N-acetylglucosamine 1-carboxyvinyltransferase, producing MDKIKISGGRRLQGKIAIGGAKNAALPLMAAALLTEETLTLSNLPHLDDITSMAKLLSQHGVALHMDGNAPNGGHTGRVLDMQAKEIASTTAPYDLVRKMRASVLVLGPLVARCGIARVSLPGGCAIGNRPVDLHLKALEAMGAEIHLTEGYIEARAPEGLKGGHILFPQVSVGATENAIMAASLADGVTTIANAAREPEVADLAHCLVAMGAEIEGIGTDTLKITGKPRLHGAEYSVVPDRIETGTYAIAAAITGGEIELVGTRVALISSLIDALKEAGIEITETEDGMIVRGNRATLKGVDVMTEPYPGFPTDMQAQFMALMTVANGASMITETIFENRFMHVPELSRMGADINVHGRSAIVRGSAKLSGAEVMATDLRASVSMVLAGLAGEGETVINRVYHLDRGYERLEEKLAACGAKIERVRE from the coding sequence ATGGACAAGATCAAGATTTCCGGTGGCCGCCGCTTGCAGGGCAAAATCGCAATTGGCGGGGCCAAGAATGCCGCCCTTCCGCTGATGGCTGCCGCCCTTCTGACCGAAGAAACCCTGACATTAAGCAATCTGCCCCATCTTGATGACATTACGTCGATGGCAAAATTGTTAAGCCAGCACGGCGTGGCATTGCATATGGATGGCAATGCCCCCAATGGCGGGCATACCGGCCGCGTGCTGGACATGCAGGCAAAGGAAATCGCATCGACAACCGCACCTTATGATCTGGTTCGTAAAATGCGGGCATCGGTCCTGGTGCTGGGGCCGCTGGTGGCGCGCTGTGGTATTGCGCGCGTATCGCTGCCCGGTGGTTGCGCCATTGGCAACCGGCCGGTTGACCTGCACCTTAAGGCGCTTGAAGCGATGGGTGCTGAAATCCATTTGACCGAAGGTTATATCGAGGCACGGGCGCCCGAAGGCCTTAAGGGTGGGCATATCCTGTTCCCACAGGTCTCTGTTGGTGCGACGGAAAATGCCATTATGGCAGCGTCCCTGGCCGATGGTGTCACCACCATTGCCAATGCCGCACGCGAACCCGAAGTTGCCGATCTGGCGCATTGCCTGGTGGCGATGGGGGCCGAAATTGAAGGCATTGGCACCGATACCCTGAAAATTACCGGCAAGCCGCGCCTGCATGGCGCAGAATATTCCGTTGTGCCGGACCGTATTGAAACCGGCACCTATGCCATTGCTGCGGCCATTACCGGCGGCGAAATCGAACTGGTTGGTACGCGTGTTGCGCTGATCAGCTCGTTGATTGATGCGCTGAAGGAAGCCGGTATTGAAATTACCGAAACCGAAGACGGCATGATCGTGCGCGGCAACCGCGCCACCCTGAAAGGGGTGGATGTTATGACCGAACCATACCCCGGTTTTCCGACCGATATGCAGGCGCAGTTCATGGCCCTGATGACGGTTGCCAATGGCGCATCGATGATTACGGAAACCATTTTTGAAAACCGTTTCATGCATGTCCCGGAACTGAGCCGTATGGGGGCCGACATTAACGTACATGGCCGTTCGGCCATCGTACGCGGCAGTGCAAAGCTTTCGGGTGCCGAAGTTATGGCAACCGACCTGCGTGCATCGGTGTCAATGGTTCTGGCCGGGCTGGCGGGCGAGGGGGAAACGGTGATCAACCGTGTTTACCACCTTGATCGCGGTTATGAACGCCTGGAAGAAAAACTGGCGGCCTGCGGTGCCAAAATTGAACGCGTGCGCGAGTAA
- a CDS encoding Maf family protein — MSSHVSSKLVLASASPRRVELLTQIGITPAAIAPADIDETPLKDESPRRLALRLAEEKAKAVADGHDGAYVLAADTVVACGQRALGKPEDAAEARKFLGMLSGRRHRVYGGICVIAPDGTLRSRVVETQVIFRSLNEGDIRRYLASDEWQGKAGAYGIQGLAAVFIRQISGSYSNVVGLSLYDTDALLRGLGYFPEAG; from the coding sequence TTGTCTTCGCATGTTTCATCCAAGCTTGTTCTGGCGTCGGCCTCGCCGCGGCGGGTAGAACTTTTGACCCAGATTGGCATTACGCCAGCCGCCATTGCGCCAGCCGATATTGATGAAACACCGTTAAAAGACGAAAGCCCGCGCCGCCTGGCCCTTCGCCTTGCCGAGGAAAAAGCCAAGGCCGTGGCAGATGGTCATGATGGTGCCTATGTGCTGGCGGCCGATACGGTTGTTGCCTGCGGCCAGCGTGCATTGGGCAAACCCGAAGACGCCGCTGAAGCACGCAAATTTCTTGGCATGCTGTCAGGTCGCCGCCACCGTGTTTATGGCGGTATCTGCGTGATTGCGCCCGATGGCACCCTGCGGTCCCGTGTAGTTGAAACGCAGGTTATTTTCCGCAGCCTTAATGAAGGTGATATTCGCCGTTACCTTGCCAGTGATGAATGGCAGGGCAAAGCAGGCGCCTATGGCATCCAGGGGCTGGCAGCGGTGTTTATCCGCCAGATTTCAGGGTCATACAGCAATGTGGTTGGCCTGTCGCTTTATGATACCGATGCGCTGTTGCGCGGGTTGGGATATTTCCCGGAGGCAGGATAA
- the infA gene encoding translation initiation factor IF-1, whose product MAKEDVIEFQGTVTELLPNAMFRVKLDNDHEILAHTSGKMRKNRIRVLAGDRVSVEMTPYDLTKGRITFRFK is encoded by the coding sequence ATGGCTAAAGAAGACGTTATCGAGTTTCAGGGCACAGTTACAGAACTTCTGCCCAACGCGATGTTCCGCGTGAAGCTGGACAATGACCACGAAATTCTCGCCCATACTTCGGGCAAGATGCGGAAAAACCGTATTCGCGTTCTTGCGGGTGACCGCGTCAGCGTTGAAATGACGCCGTATGATTTGACCAAAGGTCGGATCACTTTCCGCTTTAAATAA
- a CDS encoding DNA gyrase inhibitor YacG, with translation MASKPSASAKGTAHGSTTECAMCGAPVVEKYKPFCSKRCADLDLGKWLNASYAVPATEPPEYLEDLEDEDEF, from the coding sequence ATGGCCAGTAAACCCAGCGCATCGGCCAAGGGAACGGCACATGGCAGCACCACGGAATGCGCGATGTGCGGTGCGCCAGTGGTCGAGAAATACAAGCCTTTCTGCTCGAAACGCTGTGCTGATCTGGATTTGGGCAAGTGGTTGAACGCCAGCTATGCCGTGCCCGCGACCGAGCCGCCAGAGTATCTTGAAGACCTTGAAGATGAAGACGAATTTTAA
- a CDS encoding ribonuclease E/G: protein MRAQGDDGERLLLIDAVADERRIALLENDRVSRIWFDRGGPRRFDIHIGRISRVMPEMAAAMVVLDGCDDGLLPLDRIDGPLHEGQWVIVQVSRLGFDDKGPKLTGRIAIEGVGMIFRPSGGIIDIPRKISDPETRDHLAHTLKALTQQGESITLRTSAAGWDDDALRGEFSRLAGIWQKALAAQKNASRPIRVFQALSDVDQVIERHVLAGEACIVDGMSEYIRLRGLVRALGARDDALKPHKGDSLLFEAEGVEAALDEALATRVVLPGGGWISIEATTALCAIDVNAGGAQAGQNAARRNQDVNLAAAAEIVHQIKLRNIGGLVVIDPIRMPGRAARDSFEAAIKQGFAAEIDGAVQVGGFTRLGLYEFSRQRSGADLASLIFDDAKGDSSENMRRWGREAAGNAVLRGIATEMRQRPVGATRVRLHPDILELCGNRENFRRILGEIFGRAPQCVADMALARHEYVIERD, encoded by the coding sequence ATGCGCGCGCAGGGGGACGATGGCGAAAGGCTTTTGCTGATTGATGCGGTGGCCGATGAACGCCGGATCGCCCTGCTGGAAAATGACCGCGTCAGCCGTATCTGGTTTGATCGCGGTGGACCGCGCCGGTTTGACATCCATATTGGCCGTATATCGCGGGTAATGCCGGAAATGGCTGCGGCCATGGTGGTGCTTGATGGCTGCGATGATGGCCTGTTGCCGCTGGACCGTATCGATGGCCCGCTTCACGAAGGCCAATGGGTGATTGTCCAGGTATCACGCCTTGGATTTGATGATAAAGGCCCGAAACTGACCGGGCGTATCGCCATAGAAGGGGTGGGAATGATTTTTCGCCCCTCTGGCGGCATCATCGATATTCCCCGCAAAATCAGCGATCCTGAAACACGCGACCATCTTGCCCATACATTAAAGGCACTGACGCAGCAGGGCGAAAGCATCACCCTGCGTACATCAGCAGCCGGTTGGGATGATGATGCCCTGCGCGGGGAATTTTCCCGGCTTGCCGGCATTTGGCAAAAGGCGCTGGCAGCGCAAAAAAATGCATCGCGGCCGATACGGGTGTTTCAGGCCCTGTCAGATGTTGATCAGGTGATTGAACGCCACGTTCTGGCGGGCGAGGCCTGCATTGTCGATGGCATGTCGGAATATATTCGCCTGCGTGGTCTGGTGCGTGCCCTTGGCGCGCGTGATGATGCCCTGAAGCCTCATAAAGGCGATTCGCTGTTATTTGAGGCCGAGGGCGTTGAGGCCGCACTTGATGAAGCCCTGGCAACCCGTGTTGTCCTGCCTGGTGGTGGATGGATATCGATCGAGGCGACAACGGCATTATGTGCCATTGATGTGAATGCAGGGGGCGCACAGGCGGGGCAAAATGCCGCGCGGCGAAACCAGGATGTAAATTTGGCGGCAGCCGCGGAAATTGTGCATCAGATAAAATTGCGCAATATCGGCGGGCTGGTGGTGATTGACCCCATCCGTATGCCGGGCCGGGCGGCACGCGATTCTTTTGAGGCAGCCATCAAACAGGGATTCGCCGCCGAAATTGATGGGGCTGTGCAAGTTGGCGGTTTTACCCGGCTGGGCCTGTATGAATTTAGCCGCCAGCGCAGCGGGGCCGATTTGGCATCGTTGATATTTGACGATGCGAAAGGCGATTCGTCTGAAAATATGCGCCGGTGGGGCCGTGAAGCGGCAGGAAACGCCGTTTTGCGCGGGATTGCCACGGAAATGCGCCAAAGGCCAGTGGGGGCAACGCGGGTAAGATTGCATCCCGATATTTTGGAATTATGTGGTAATCGCGAAAATTTTCGCCGAATTCTGGGCGAAATTTTTGGCCGTGCACCGCAATGCGTGGCCGATATGGCATTGGCGCGCCATGAATATGTGATTGAAAGGGACTGA
- a CDS encoding UPF0262 family protein has product MADAVNNQCIAGIYLDQKYKIRRRPEVEHEQAVAIYDLLEENHFAPVGDFVGPYSVHMRIEDNRIYMDVRGDNDDENLTTIVLPLTPFRRIVKDYFMICESYYDAIKKASAAQIETIDMARRGLHNEGSEQLRDLLSEKVVIDENTARRLFTLICVLHIRG; this is encoded by the coding sequence ATGGCAGACGCCGTAAACAACCAGTGTATTGCCGGCATATATCTTGACCAGAAATACAAAATCCGTCGCCGCCCGGAAGTGGAGCACGAACAGGCGGTGGCGATTTATGATCTTCTGGAAGAAAACCATTTTGCCCCGGTTGGTGATTTTGTCGGCCCCTATTCGGTGCATATGCGCATTGAAGACAACCGCATCTATATGGATGTGCGCGGCGACAATGATGACGAAAACCTGACCACCATTGTTTTGCCGCTAACACCGTTTCGCCGCATCGTGAAAGATTACTTCATGATCTGCGAAAGCTATTATGACGCGATCAAAAAGGCATCCGCCGCCCAGATCGAAACTATCGATATGGCGCGCCGTGGTTTGCATAATGAAGGGTCTGAACAATTGCGCGATCTGCTGTCAGAAAAGGTGGTGATTGATGAAAACACTGCGCGGCGGCTTTTTACCCTGATTTGCGTTCTTCATATTCGAGGGTAA
- the hisD gene encoding histidinol dehydrogenase — translation MPIKLSITEASFEEDFVKLLGMKRESDADVDAAVADIIADVRARGDEAVVEYTNRFDRLSIDAQGMAVTREEIDLAISDIEPSLLESLKTAATRIRAYHEKQMPADERYTDETGVELGWRWRPVTAAGLYVPGGLASYPSSVLMNAIPAKVAGVERLVMVVPTPDNKMNPLVLAAARIAGVDEIYRIGGAQAVAALAYGTETIRPVDKIVGPGNAFVAAAKRRVFGQVGIDMIAGPSEILVVADGSNDPSWVAADLLSQAEHDPVAQSILITDDATFADAVQKAIDTHLETLPRAEIAGASWRDFGAVVLVENLDQAPALVDRLAPEHLELAVDDPDALAEKIHHAGAIFLGRYTPEAIGDYVAGPNHVLPTARSARFSSGLGVLDFIKRSSLIKCTPESLAKIGPAAIALAQSEGLQAHGLSVAIRSNRM, via the coding sequence ATGCCGATTAAATTGTCGATTACCGAAGCATCCTTTGAGGAAGATTTCGTCAAACTTTTGGGCATGAAGCGGGAATCGGATGCCGATGTTGACGCCGCCGTTGCCGACATCATTGCCGATGTGCGTGCACGCGGGGACGAGGCCGTTGTCGAATATACCAACCGCTTTGACCGCCTGTCGATTGATGCGCAGGGCATGGCTGTAACGCGTGAAGAAATTGATCTGGCGATTTCCGATATCGAACCGTCGCTGCTGGAGTCGCTGAAAACGGCGGCAACGCGTATTCGTGCCTATCACGAAAAGCAGATGCCTGCCGATGAACGTTATACCGACGAAACAGGTGTCGAGCTTGGCTGGCGCTGGCGGCCGGTAACGGCAGCCGGGCTTTATGTGCCGGGCGGGCTGGCATCCTATCCGTCATCGGTGCTGATGAATGCGATCCCGGCTAAGGTTGCCGGGGTGGAACGCCTGGTGATGGTGGTGCCAACACCGGATAATAAAATGAATCCGCTGGTGCTGGCCGCAGCCCGCATTGCCGGGGTGGATGAAATTTACCGCATTGGTGGGGCGCAGGCCGTTGCCGCCCTTGCCTATGGCACGGAAACCATTCGTCCGGTCGATAAAATTGTCGGTCCTGGCAATGCCTTTGTCGCAGCGGCAAAACGCCGGGTTTTCGGCCAGGTCGGCATCGATATGATTGCCGGTCCGTCGGAAATTCTGGTGGTGGCAGATGGCAGCAATGACCCGTCCTGGGTGGCGGCCGATTTGCTGTCGCAGGCTGAACATGACCCGGTTGCGCAATCCATCCTGATTACGGATGACGCCACTTTTGCCGATGCCGTGCAAAAGGCGATTGATACCCACCTGGAAACCTTGCCGCGTGCTGAAATTGCCGGGGCAAGCTGGCGGGATTTTGGCGCGGTTGTGCTGGTGGAAAATCTCGATCAGGCACCGGCCCTTGTGGACCGACTGGCACCCGAACATCTTGAACTGGCCGTCGATGACCCCGATGCACTGGCGGAAAAAATCCACCATGCCGGGGCGATTTTCCTGGGCCGTTATACGCCCGAAGCCATTGGCGATTATGTTGCCGGGCCAAACCATGTGTTGCCAACGGCGCGTTCGGCGCGGTTTTCATCGGGCCTTGGCGTGCTTGATTTCATCAAGCGGTCATCGCTGATCAAATGCACGCCCGAAAGTCTGGCGAAAATTGGCCCGGCTGCAATTGCCCTTGCGCAAAGCGAAGGTTTGCAGGCGCATGGACTTTCTGTAGCGATCCGGTCCAACCGCATGTAA
- the hisG gene encoding ATP phosphoribosyltransferase: protein MTDDAKLVLALPKGRILDEVMPLVRAAGIEPEAAFDDSKSRALRFATNHPNIDIIRVRSFDVATFVAFGAAHIGVCGNDVLMEFDYSEIYAPLDLGIGYCRLAVAEPEDMIEGDDPSRWSHVRVATKYPNVTRNHFAARGVQAECIKLNGAMELAPTLGLCRRIVDLVSTGNTLVANGLREIEHIADITSRLIVNRAALKTRPTEIQPLIDRFSEVRNAD from the coding sequence ATGACTGACGACGCAAAGCTGGTGCTGGCCCTGCCAAAGGGACGCATTCTTGACGAGGTAATGCCCCTGGTGCGGGCCGCAGGCATCGAGCCTGAAGCCGCATTTGATGATTCGAAATCCCGTGCGTTACGCTTTGCCACCAACCATCCGAATATCGATATCATTCGTGTGCGCAGCTTTGACGTTGCGACCTTTGTTGCCTTTGGCGCAGCCCATATCGGGGTGTGCGGCAATGATGTGCTGATGGAATTTGATTATTCCGAAATTTATGCGCCGCTGGATCTGGGTATTGGTTATTGCCGCCTGGCAGTGGCCGAGCCCGAAGACATGATCGAAGGCGATGATCCGTCGCGCTGGTCGCATGTGCGGGTTGCCACCAAATACCCCAACGTCACGCGCAACCATTTTGCCGCACGTGGGGTCCAGGCCGAATGCATCAAGCTGAATGGCGCGATGGAACTGGCCCCGACGCTGGGCCTGTGCCGCCGTATTGTTGACCTTGTATCAACGGGCAATACCCTTGTTGCCAATGGCCTGCGCGAGATCGAGCATATTGCCGATATTACATCGCGCCTGATTGTGAACCGTGCGGCCCTTAAAACCCGCCCGACCGAAATCCAGCCTTTGATTGACCGTTTCTCCGAGGTGCGCAATGCCGATTAA
- the dcd gene encoding dCTP deaminase produces MSVRPDHWIRQMAQEKGMIEPFVDGFKRDGVISYGVSSYGYDARVADEFKIFTNVDSAVVDPKEFSDQGFVNRKTDVCVIPPNSFALARTVEYFRIPRDTLVICLGKSTYARCGIIVNVTPLEPEWEGHVTLEFSNTTPLPARIYANEGACQFIFLKAEAECDTSYADRAGKYMGQKGVTLPRL; encoded by the coding sequence ATGTCGGTAAGGCCGGATCACTGGATACGCCAGATGGCGCAGGAAAAAGGCATGATTGAGCCATTTGTTGATGGTTTCAAACGTGATGGCGTCATTTCCTATGGTGTCAGTTCCTATGGCTATGATGCCCGGGTGGCAGACGAGTTCAAGATTTTCACCAATGTCGATTCGGCGGTGGTTGATCCCAAGGAATTTTCCGACCAGGGATTTGTGAACCGTAAAACCGATGTTTGCGTTATTCCGCCCAACAGTTTTGCCCTGGCGCGCACGGTTGAATATTTCCGTATTCCGCGCGACACGCTGGTTATTTGCCTTGGGAAATCGACCTATGCCCGTTGCGGCATCATCGTCAATGTCACGCCGCTTGAACCGGAATGGGAAGGGCATGTGACGCTGGAATTTTCAAATACCACGCCGCTTCCGGCCCGCATTTATGCCAATGAAGGGGCGTGCCAGTTTATTTTTCTGAAGGCCGAAGCGGAATGTGACACGTCATATGCCGATCGCGCCGGAAAATATATGGGACAAAAAGGTGTGACCCTGCCGCGCCTGTAA